Proteins co-encoded in one Aerosakkonema funiforme FACHB-1375 genomic window:
- a CDS encoding dynamin family protein has product MDTPRSARIASIIQNRKPYAHKIAVEEAKLNFYEEVLRDLKSYCDELVEQIDDQRVCSELKEFSQINIPDIISDIQLELKALSKLKNRFLRDTLNIGVVGKAREGKSTLLRSLSGLSAEEIPTSDRQHCTGVKVIIRHDPNVETYGEVWFYTERSFFDEVIALYYTELSLSKRPCTLDEFAAAAPLPELPHHLKNISEFESKHKKLQEYHKNIKQYRHFLRSPSPRTISAAEIREYVAQHNLAGKPIYNYVAVREARVTCNFPQDDVGQIALVDMPGLGNTTVGDEERLVKALGEDVDFVLFMRLPNPTGAYWDIDDHVGIYDKVRTALVELPIEKWSFMVLNRIVSELPVNDNLKNCEYLQRTIADVHINVVDCAIANCQNTEEVNAKILDPILDYLTSEMTSLDKQYASVRRDSINQLRSKIKILVQKAKITLGQGESHDVWFPVFINLFNELWNQLSATLENLLDTLAEERDTPNSDFSELVNAVIESCQNNPGIPSEAEIEQLRASLGGYQAVYTMCLNEVRTHLSRQFLSLDKGLKISIENVKSKVADVLAEQGRLGKLTGTEVRGAELIVAIADRLPKQENNELGNEKLQDIKLGFQILSEFNLSYREVIQHRIRKQLDKLMPDKAPQLCQPFSAKQIYNFLSTLYDEVLYDCKQALKQLLNEPSQASYAIVEEFVDRVLRAKGVKDGWRIFLQAERAIIWSSEFEALGENTRQRQKWLELVKRVEEAIASEPGF; this is encoded by the coding sequence ATGGACACGCCCAGATCTGCACGAATTGCTAGCATTATTCAAAACCGCAAACCTTACGCTCATAAAATAGCGGTTGAGGAAGCGAAACTGAATTTTTACGAAGAAGTGCTGCGCGATCTAAAAAGCTACTGTGATGAGCTTGTAGAACAAATTGATGATCAAAGAGTATGCTCGGAATTGAAAGAATTTTCACAAATTAATATCCCAGATATTATCAGTGATATTCAATTGGAATTAAAAGCGCTTAGTAAGCTAAAAAATCGCTTTCTTCGGGATACCCTCAACATTGGGGTAGTGGGAAAAGCAAGAGAAGGCAAGAGTACTTTATTACGAAGTTTATCAGGACTTTCCGCAGAAGAAATACCAACTAGCGATCGCCAACACTGCACAGGAGTCAAGGTGATTATTCGCCACGATCCGAATGTGGAAACTTATGGTGAAGTCTGGTTTTACACAGAGCGCTCTTTTTTCGATGAAGTTATTGCATTGTATTATACAGAACTTTCTCTCAGTAAGCGCCCTTGTACGCTTGATGAATTTGCGGCAGCAGCTCCTCTTCCGGAATTACCACATCACCTGAAAAACATTTCGGAATTTGAGTCTAAACATAAAAAATTGCAAGAATACCACAAAAATATCAAGCAATATCGGCATTTCTTACGCTCTCCCTCACCCCGAACAATTTCGGCTGCGGAAATTAGGGAATACGTGGCACAGCATAACTTGGCTGGTAAGCCTATCTATAATTATGTAGCAGTCAGAGAAGCTAGAGTTACTTGTAATTTTCCTCAAGACGATGTTGGACAAATCGCGCTAGTCGATATGCCAGGTTTGGGGAATACCACTGTTGGAGACGAAGAAAGGTTAGTCAAAGCACTGGGCGAAGATGTTGATTTTGTCCTGTTCATGCGCCTACCAAATCCAACAGGTGCGTATTGGGATATCGATGACCATGTTGGGATATACGATAAAGTGCGTACTGCTTTGGTTGAGTTACCAATAGAAAAATGGTCTTTTATGGTTCTGAATCGGATAGTTTCTGAATTACCAGTCAATGACAACCTTAAAAACTGCGAATATCTCCAACGTACAATCGCTGATGTTCACATCAACGTAGTAGATTGCGCGATCGCCAATTGCCAAAATACCGAAGAGGTAAATGCAAAAATTCTCGATCCGATCCTTGACTACCTTACCAGTGAAATGACTTCACTGGATAAACAGTACGCCTCTGTTCGCCGGGATAGTATTAACCAACTCCGAAGTAAAATCAAGATTTTAGTGCAGAAAGCTAAAATAACTTTGGGGCAAGGAGAATCCCATGATGTTTGGTTCCCAGTATTCATCAATTTATTTAATGAGTTGTGGAATCAGCTTTCCGCGACACTCGAAAATTTGTTGGATACCCTTGCTGAGGAGCGCGATACTCCCAATTCTGACTTTAGCGAGCTAGTCAACGCTGTCATCGAAAGTTGCCAAAATAACCCCGGTATTCCATCAGAAGCGGAAATAGAACAGTTACGTGCTAGCTTAGGGGGTTATCAGGCTGTCTATACTATGTGTCTCAATGAAGTTCGGACTCACTTATCGCGGCAATTTCTTTCTCTAGATAAAGGGTTAAAAATATCTATTGAAAATGTCAAGTCTAAGGTGGCAGACGTGTTAGCAGAACAAGGACGCTTAGGAAAGCTAACGGGGACAGAAGTTCGAGGCGCAGAATTAATAGTGGCAATTGCGGATAGACTGCCAAAGCAAGAGAATAACGAATTGGGAAACGAAAAACTGCAAGACATTAAGCTGGGATTTCAAATACTGTCTGAATTTAATCTTTCTTACCGAGAAGTGATTCAGCACCGGATTAGGAAACAGCTAGACAAGCTAATGCCGGACAAAGCTCCTCAACTGTGCCAACCTTTCTCTGCCAAGCAAATATATAATTTTCTCAGTACACTTTATGATGAAGTGTTGTACGATTGCAAACAAGCTCTGAAGCAGTTACTTAATGAGCCCAGTCAAGCTTCTTATGCGATTGTAGAGGAGTTTGTAGATCGAGTATTGCGTGCCAAAGGGGTTAAAGATGGATGGCGGATTTTTCTGCAAGCAGAGCGAGCCATAATCTGGTCGTCTGAGTTTGAAGCATTGGGTGAAAATACTCGTCAGCGTCAGAAGTGGCTAGAGTTAGTCAAGCGTGTAGAAGAAGCGATCGCATCAGAGCCTGGATTTTGA
- a CDS encoding AAA family ATPase, which yields MSASQHKNFFQSAKELFQKPIEGPRKIKITVFGPRGVGKTSLLTAMSEQFDRTTQKTVLMLRPELKTSLIMQDKRAELKSCFDNQDELEARGGIKGTTETQDFEFSLVKAGMDASVKLFFKDFPGKDLISDIESVTNLLDECGIVLIAIDAPALMEEDGRWHDLINKPNLVTDYFKTAYQNLKEPRLVIFVPLKCEKYMRQYPANLLNRVHEGYSSLIEFFDKPNLRYHVVAVVTPIQTLGNVEFSRIKVQNLNGHPYPQFYFRKTNTATYAPRDCEQPLRYLLRFLLKIHLEQRFVIWKYLRKALGDIFEDIAFKEAAIEFAKNCKTTGGFAILQDEEGWLNMSRCGRR from the coding sequence ATGAGTGCATCTCAACACAAAAACTTTTTCCAGTCCGCTAAAGAGCTGTTCCAAAAACCGATAGAAGGCCCCAGAAAAATTAAAATCACTGTGTTTGGCCCCAGGGGAGTCGGGAAAACCAGCTTGCTGACCGCTATGTCCGAGCAGTTCGACAGAACTACCCAAAAAACTGTGTTAATGCTGCGACCGGAGTTGAAAACTTCATTAATTATGCAGGATAAGAGAGCCGAGCTGAAAAGCTGTTTCGATAACCAAGATGAGCTGGAGGCAAGAGGAGGGATTAAGGGTACTACAGAAACTCAAGATTTTGAGTTCAGCCTTGTCAAGGCAGGTATGGACGCATCGGTAAAACTTTTTTTTAAAGATTTTCCAGGCAAGGATTTAATCTCCGATATAGAATCCGTCACAAACCTTCTTGATGAGTGCGGGATTGTGCTAATTGCTATTGATGCACCTGCTCTCATGGAAGAAGACGGACGATGGCACGATCTAATTAACAAGCCGAATCTAGTAACCGATTACTTTAAAACGGCTTACCAAAATTTAAAAGAGCCACGGCTGGTGATCTTCGTTCCGCTCAAATGCGAAAAGTATATGCGGCAATATCCGGCCAATTTACTAAATCGGGTTCACGAGGGATATAGTTCTCTGATTGAGTTTTTCGATAAGCCGAATTTACGTTACCATGTGGTGGCAGTTGTGACACCTATCCAAACATTAGGAAATGTAGAATTTTCCAGAATAAAAGTTCAAAACCTCAACGGACACCCATATCCACAGTTTTATTTTCGGAAAACTAATACGGCCACTTATGCGCCCAGAGACTGCGAACAACCGCTGCGATATTTATTGCGATTTTTGCTCAAAATTCACCTAGAACAGCGTTTTGTAATTTGGAAATATCTCCGCAAAGCGCTGGGAGATATTTTTGAAGATATTGCTTTTAAGGAAGCAGCTATTGAATTTGCCAAAAATTGCAAAACAACAGGTGGTTTTGCAATTTTGCAAGACGAAGA